The Kitasatospora paranensis genome has a window encoding:
- the glgX gene encoding glycogen debranching protein GlgX, with protein MQVWPGQPYPLGATYDGAGTNFAVFSESADRIELCLLDEDGSETAIELRETDAFVRHAYLPGVQPGQRYGFRVHGPHNPGLGQRHNSAKLLLDPYAKAMSGDIDWDESVYGYHFGAPERRNDLDSAPHTMHSVVINPYFDWGTDRPPRTDYHRTVLYEAHVKGLTKLHPGIPEEIRGTYAGVAHPALIEHLAKLGVTAIELMPVHQFVRDHRLRDLGLSNYWGYNTIGFFAPHSSYSSTGDRGQQVQEFKSMVKALHAAGIEVILDVVYNHTAEGNHLGPTLSFRGLDNASYYRLAKDRRFYEDTTGTGNSLLMRSPHVLQMIMDSLRYWVTEMHVDGFRFDLAATLARQFHEVDRLSSFFDLVQQDPVVSQAKLIAEPWDLGEGGYQVGNFPPLWTEWNGMYRDTVRDLWRGENATLAEFGSRLTGSSDLYQDDGRRPIASINFVTCHDGFTLRDLVSYNDKHNTANHEENRDGESHNRSWNCGAEGESADPAVVELRARQQRNFIATLMLSQGVPMLAHGDELGRTQQGNNNAYCQDNELTWVQWPAGASCELLEFTQGMIWLRRDHPVFRRRRFFHGRPVSGTHDDLTDIAWFTPGGEEMTEKDWSTSYAKSLTVFLNGHAISEPDRRGGKIVDDSFLLMFNAHSEPLEFGVPADHGEAWQIVVDTTLPVLPPRGTGTRVKAGDALWLADRSLMVLQRPA; from the coding sequence ATGCAGGTCTGGCCAGGGCAGCCCTACCCGCTCGGCGCCACGTACGACGGGGCCGGCACCAACTTCGCCGTCTTCTCCGAGAGCGCCGACCGGATCGAGCTGTGCCTGCTCGACGAGGACGGCTCGGAGACGGCGATCGAGCTGCGCGAGACGGACGCCTTCGTCCGGCACGCCTACCTGCCCGGCGTCCAGCCGGGCCAGCGGTACGGCTTCCGCGTGCACGGCCCGCACAACCCCGGCCTCGGCCAGCGCCACAACAGCGCCAAGCTGCTGCTGGACCCGTACGCCAAGGCGATGAGCGGCGACATCGACTGGGACGAGTCGGTGTACGGGTACCACTTCGGGGCGCCGGAGCGCCGCAACGACCTGGACTCGGCGCCGCACACCATGCACTCGGTGGTGATCAACCCGTACTTCGACTGGGGCACGGACCGCCCGCCGCGCACCGACTACCACCGCACGGTGCTGTACGAGGCCCACGTGAAGGGCCTGACCAAGCTGCACCCGGGCATCCCGGAGGAGATCCGCGGGACGTACGCGGGGGTGGCGCACCCGGCGCTGATCGAGCACCTGGCGAAGCTCGGCGTGACGGCGATCGAGCTGATGCCGGTGCACCAGTTCGTCCGGGACCACCGGCTGCGGGATCTCGGGCTGTCCAACTACTGGGGCTACAACACCATCGGGTTCTTCGCCCCGCACTCCTCCTACTCCTCGACGGGCGACCGCGGGCAGCAGGTGCAGGAGTTCAAGTCGATGGTGAAGGCGCTGCACGCGGCCGGGATCGAGGTGATCCTGGACGTGGTCTACAACCACACCGCCGAGGGCAACCACCTGGGGCCGACGCTGTCGTTCCGCGGGCTGGACAACGCCTCGTACTACCGGCTGGCGAAGGACCGCCGCTTCTACGAGGACACCACGGGCACCGGCAACAGCCTGCTGATGCGCAGTCCGCACGTGCTCCAGATGATCATGGATTCGCTGCGCTACTGGGTCACCGAGATGCACGTCGACGGCTTCCGCTTCGACCTCGCGGCGACGCTGGCACGGCAGTTCCACGAGGTGGACCGGCTGTCCTCGTTCTTCGACCTCGTCCAGCAGGACCCGGTGGTCTCCCAGGCCAAGCTGATCGCCGAGCCGTGGGACTTGGGCGAGGGCGGCTACCAGGTCGGCAACTTCCCTCCGCTGTGGACGGAGTGGAACGGCATGTACCGGGACACCGTCCGCGACCTGTGGCGCGGCGAGAACGCCACCCTCGCCGAGTTCGGCTCCCGGCTGACCGGCTCCTCCGACCTGTACCAGGACGACGGCCGGCGCCCGATCGCCTCGATCAACTTCGTCACCTGCCACGACGGCTTCACCCTGCGCGACCTGGTCTCGTACAACGACAAGCACAACACCGCCAACCACGAGGAGAACCGCGACGGCGAGTCGCACAACCGCTCGTGGAACTGCGGCGCCGAGGGCGAGAGCGCCGACCCGGCGGTGGTCGAGCTGCGCGCCCGGCAGCAGCGCAACTTCATCGCCACCCTGATGCTCTCCCAGGGCGTGCCGATGCTGGCGCACGGCGACGAGCTCGGCCGCACCCAGCAGGGCAACAACAACGCCTACTGCCAGGACAACGAGCTGACCTGGGTGCAGTGGCCCGCCGGGGCGAGCTGCGAGCTGCTGGAGTTCACCCAGGGCATGATCTGGCTCCGCCGGGACCACCCGGTGTTCCGGCGCCGCCGGTTCTTCCACGGCCGGCCGGTCTCCGGCACCCACGACGACCTCACCGACATCGCCTGGTTCACGCCGGGCGGCGAGGAGATGACCGAGAAGGACTGGTCGACCAGCTACGCCAAGTCGCTGACGGTGTTCCTGAACGGGCACGCGATCTCCGAGCCGGACAGACGCGGCGGCAAGATCGTCGACGACTCCTTCCTGCTGATGTTCAACGCCCACTCGGAGCCACTGGAGTTCGGCGTCCCCGCCGACCACGGCGAGGCCTGGCAGATCGTCGTCGACACCACGCTCCCCGTGCTGCCGCCGCGCGGCACCGGCACCCGGGTCAAGGCCGGTGACGCCCTCTGGCTGGCCGACCGCTCGCTGATGGTGCTCCAGAGGCCCGCCTGA
- the treY gene encoding malto-oligosyltrehalose synthase, translated as MTSAAARPPTASYRLQLQPGFTLRDAERAVPYLAALGVSHLHLSPLLEAAPGSTHGYDTVDHSRISEQLGGEEALRALAAEAHRHGLGLIADVVPNHMALPVPEQLNQPLWHVLRDGPDSPFAPWFDIDWTAQPGPADAPGRGRLLLPLLGDRLGAVLGELTVDGEVLRYHEHAFPLREGTARLPLPELLERQWYRLAWWRLASSELNYRRFFAINDLIAVRVEIPEVFRATHHVLLRLHDEGVLDGFRIDHPDGLADPRGYLRRLAEATGDAYTVVEKILTGEERLPADWPCAGTTGYDALRRIDGVLIDHAGAGRLVAAYQRDVADRTTAAEAARRGRAELVGPHGELAAEVDRLLRLVQRIGNDEPALADHPLPALRDALCALLTDHPVYRPYVVPGEAAPAEAVAHLGEGGGAADRLLRDLVLGRLGRSPEKDEFCHRFAQTTSAIAAKGVEDTAFYRWNALLALNEVGGDPAHPGVAPTAFHDWCARQEADWPQGMTALSTHDTKRSADARARLAVLAELPEAWAAECTAWTSAAGPCPDRSAAWMLWQTLVAGWPLTEERLVQVVLKSAREAKLRTSWTTPDEGFEQALSGWARGALDNPGLTPRIAGFVALLAPYARSNTLAAALLHLTVPGVPDVYQGGEEPLYTLVDPDNRAPVDLGAAAVRLTDSPAERTGDLAREKLHLTTTALHLRRTRPLGRYRPLAATGPAAEHLLAFARGTDVITAVTRLPYGLRRSGGWRDTVLELPPGRWTDELTERHYEGGPLQVAWLLEHHPVALLTEGR; from the coding sequence ATGACCTCCGCCGCCGCACGCCCTCCGACGGCCAGTTACCGCCTCCAGCTCCAGCCGGGGTTCACCCTGCGGGACGCCGAGCGTGCGGTGCCGTACCTGGCCGCGCTAGGTGTCTCCCACCTGCACCTGTCGCCCCTGCTGGAGGCCGCGCCCGGCTCCACCCACGGCTACGACACGGTCGACCACAGCCGGATCAGCGAGCAGCTCGGCGGCGAGGAGGCGCTGCGCGCGCTGGCCGCGGAGGCGCACCGCCACGGGCTGGGCCTGATCGCCGACGTGGTGCCCAACCACATGGCGCTGCCCGTCCCCGAACAGCTGAACCAGCCGCTCTGGCACGTGCTGCGGGACGGCCCCGACTCGCCGTTCGCGCCGTGGTTCGACATCGACTGGACGGCGCAGCCCGGCCCGGCGGACGCACCCGGCCGGGGCCGGCTGCTGCTGCCGCTGCTCGGCGACCGGCTCGGCGCCGTCCTCGGCGAGCTGACCGTCGACGGCGAGGTGCTGCGCTACCACGAGCACGCCTTCCCGCTGCGGGAGGGCACCGCGCGGCTGCCGCTGCCCGAACTGCTGGAACGCCAGTGGTACCGGCTGGCCTGGTGGCGGCTGGCCAGCAGTGAGCTGAACTACCGGCGGTTCTTCGCCATCAACGACCTGATCGCCGTCCGGGTGGAGATCCCGGAGGTGTTCCGGGCCACCCACCACGTGCTGCTGCGGCTGCACGACGAGGGGGTGCTGGACGGCTTCCGGATCGACCATCCGGACGGGCTGGCCGACCCGCGCGGCTACCTGCGGCGGCTCGCCGAGGCCACCGGCGACGCGTACACGGTGGTGGAGAAGATCCTCACCGGCGAGGAGCGGCTGCCCGCCGACTGGCCGTGTGCCGGCACCACCGGGTACGACGCGCTGCGCCGGATCGACGGGGTGCTGATCGACCACGCGGGGGCGGGCCGCCTGGTCGCCGCCTACCAGCGGGACGTCGCCGACCGGACGACCGCCGCCGAGGCCGCCCGGCGCGGCCGCGCCGAACTGGTCGGCCCGCACGGCGAACTCGCCGCCGAGGTGGACCGCCTGCTGCGGCTGGTGCAGCGGATCGGCAACGACGAGCCGGCCCTCGCCGACCACCCGCTGCCGGCGCTGCGGGACGCGCTGTGCGCCCTGCTCACCGACCACCCGGTGTACCGGCCGTACGTGGTGCCCGGCGAGGCGGCCCCGGCCGAGGCCGTGGCCCACCTCGGCGAGGGCGGCGGCGCGGCCGACCGGCTGCTGCGCGACCTGGTGCTGGGCCGGCTCGGCCGCAGCCCGGAGAAGGACGAGTTCTGCCACCGCTTCGCCCAGACCACCTCGGCGATCGCCGCCAAGGGCGTCGAGGACACGGCGTTCTACCGGTGGAACGCCCTGCTCGCCCTGAACGAGGTCGGCGGCGACCCGGCGCACCCGGGCGTCGCCCCCACCGCCTTCCACGACTGGTGCGCACGGCAGGAGGCCGACTGGCCGCAGGGCATGACGGCACTGTCCACCCACGACACCAAGCGCAGCGCCGACGCGCGGGCCCGGCTCGCCGTGCTGGCCGAGCTGCCCGAGGCGTGGGCCGCCGAATGCACCGCCTGGACGTCCGCCGCAGGCCCCTGCCCGGACCGCTCCGCGGCCTGGATGCTGTGGCAGACCCTGGTCGCCGGCTGGCCGCTGACCGAGGAGCGGCTCGTCCAGGTGGTGCTGAAGTCGGCCCGGGAGGCGAAGCTCCGGACGTCCTGGACGACCCCCGACGAGGGCTTCGAACAGGCGCTGTCCGGCTGGGCCCGAGGGGCCCTCGACAACCCCGGGCTCACCCCGCGGATCGCCGGCTTCGTGGCGCTCCTCGCCCCCTACGCCCGGTCCAACACCCTCGCCGCGGCCCTGCTGCACCTGACCGTGCCCGGCGTGCCGGACGTGTACCAGGGCGGCGAGGAGCCGCTGTACACCCTGGTCGACCCGGACAACCGCGCACCGGTCGACCTGGGCGCGGCCGCCGTGCGGCTCACCGACTCGCCGGCCGAGCGCACCGGCGACCTCGCCCGCGAGAAGCTGCACCTGACCACCACCGCCCTGCACCTGCGGCGCACCCGCCCGCTCGGCCGCTACCGGCCGCTGGCCGCGACCGGGCCGGCCGCCGAGCACCTGCTGGCCTTCGCCCGCGGCACCGACGTGATCACCGCGGTCACCCGGCTGCCGTACGGGCTGCGCCGCTCCGGCGGCTGGCGGGACACCGTGCTGGAGCTGCCGCCGGGCCGCTGGACGGACGAGCTGACCGAACGCCACTACGAGGGCGGGCCGCTGCAGGTCGCCTGGCTGCTGGAGCACCACCCGGTCGCGCTGCTGACGGAGGGCCGATGA
- a CDS encoding M20 family metallopeptidase: MHRTAGVSVEAMIEDLRTLVETESPSRDVAALAASAKTVAAVIESRLGGQAVLVESEAGPHVHWSGGGSPRVLLLGHHDTVFPLGTLARRPFAVADGRATGPGVFDMLGGLVQAVHGLATLEDRSGVEILVTCDEEVGSGASRALLEERALACGAVLVLEGAADGGALKTGRKGCGTFRVSVAGRASHAGLEPAAGINALVEAAHQVLDIAALDRPGIGTTVTPTVAAAGTLDNVVPAEATVVVDVRVESAAETARIEAAFAALAPHLDGARITVQGGVGRPPMPESASAGLFAVAQRLLPGLEGRAVGGGSDGNFTAALGVPTLDGLGAVGGGAHADHEYLLVGAMAERAHLVAGLVETIRTA, encoded by the coding sequence ATGCACAGGACCGCCGGCGTGAGCGTCGAGGCGATGATCGAGGACCTCAGGACGCTGGTGGAGACCGAGTCCCCGTCACGGGACGTCGCCGCCCTGGCCGCCTCGGCGAAGACGGTCGCCGCCGTCATCGAGAGCCGCCTCGGCGGGCAGGCCGTGCTGGTCGAGAGCGAGGCCGGGCCGCACGTCCACTGGTCGGGCGGCGGCAGCCCGCGGGTGCTGCTGCTCGGCCACCACGACACGGTGTTCCCGCTCGGCACCCTGGCCCGCCGCCCGTTCGCGGTGGCCGACGGGCGGGCGACCGGCCCCGGCGTCTTCGACATGCTCGGCGGCCTCGTCCAGGCGGTGCACGGCCTCGCGACGCTGGAGGACCGGTCGGGCGTCGAGATCCTGGTGACCTGTGACGAGGAGGTCGGCTCCGGCGCGTCCCGCGCCCTGCTGGAGGAACGGGCGCTGGCCTGCGGCGCCGTCCTCGTCCTGGAGGGCGCCGCCGACGGCGGCGCGCTGAAGACCGGCCGCAAGGGCTGCGGCACCTTCCGGGTCTCCGTCGCGGGCCGGGCCTCGCACGCGGGTCTGGAGCCCGCCGCCGGGATCAACGCCCTGGTCGAGGCGGCCCACCAGGTGCTGGACATCGCCGCGCTCGACCGGCCGGGGATCGGCACCACCGTCACCCCGACCGTCGCGGCCGCCGGCACCCTGGACAACGTCGTGCCCGCGGAGGCGACCGTCGTCGTCGACGTCCGGGTCGAGTCGGCCGCCGAGACGGCGCGCATCGAGGCGGCGTTCGCCGCACTCGCCCCGCACCTCGACGGGGCGAGGATCACCGTGCAGGGCGGCGTCGGACGGCCGCCGATGCCGGAGTCGGCGTCGGCCGGGCTCTTCGCGGTCGCGCAGCGGCTGCTCCCCGGCCTCGAAGGCCGGGCGGTCGGCGGCGGCAGCGACGGCAACTTCACGGCCGCACTGGGGGTGCCGACCCTCGACGGGCTCGGCGCGGTCGGCGGCGGTGCGCACGCCGACCACGAGTACCTGCTGGTCGGCGCCATGGCCGAGCGCGCGCACCTGGTGGCCGGCCTGGTGGAGACGATCCGCACCGCCTGA